The Deltaproteobacteria bacterium genome contains the following window.
GCTGCCACGCCGGAAACGAAAGGACTTGGTATGGCTCCCGCCATCTGACAACGGCGCGGTCAGCAACACCTCCACTTCATCGCGACCCGGCGCCAGTTCGTAGCTCGTTTGCTCGGCATTGAAGGCGGTATTGTGATTGGGCTGACCTTCCCCCGTGAGGCCACTGCGGGCGACATAAGTCCCCTGGGTACCATCTTGTAGCAGCACGAAGTTCTTTGACCGGTCTTCCGGATCGCGGTGGCGCAAAAGCTCTACGCGGCGAAGGTCGCCACCATTCAAATCGATCTCGGCGACGATGAGATTGGTACGGACCGTGACCCGCTGCCCCGTCTTCAGCACACCCTGTGGAGGTGCCACCGCTGCCGGTGACGCCGCAGGTACCGGGCTTCCCCCGCTGGCGGCCTGAGGAGCGCTCTGTGTACTTG
Protein-coding sequences here:
- the yidC gene encoding membrane protein insertase YidC, coding for MNYFRDNQRMIFGIIFITTVFLLVEAWTRDQRGPLAPTAPSTQSAPQAASGGSPVPAASPAAVAPPQGVLKTGQRVTVRTNLIVAEIDLNGGDLRRVELLRHRDPEDRSKNFVLLQDGTQGTYVARSGLTGEGQPNHNTAFNAEQTSYELAPGRDEVEVLLTAPLSDGGSHTKSFRFRRGS